From a region of the Acinetobacter larvae genome:
- a CDS encoding MFS transporter → MSQHVENTQEEKTRLRKVATATIVGSMLEWYDFYLYATMASIVFSKVFFDTNDPSNAALKAFATFAIGFIARPIGGIFFGYFGDKFGRKKMLFVTFLLMGLCTTAIGLIPTYETIGIWAPILLVSFRIIQGLGAGAEFAGAAITSYEHASEAKRGSQGAWPALGLNLGLLLSSLTIFLLTLNGDEFLVNGGWRIPFILSFVLVIIGLWVRKSLPETPDFAHAQDEVKQQATAENPFKSILRTNMKGLLVVFIIAIGYNALSYIFKTFSLAYLTQFKDVSAHVTSLSVTIASLVAIVTVPFFGWLCDKWNSKTVLIIGGILSILFAYPFMMLLETGNSTMVYIALAIGTGVLAPMMFAPQGSFLSRQFAVENRSTGVSSGREIGTAIAGGLAPLGALAMVAASPTHSTSSVSIILLIAGIMVVVAAFYDQGRKFSKHKN, encoded by the coding sequence ATGAGTCAGCACGTTGAAAATACGCAGGAAGAAAAGACCCGTTTACGCAAAGTTGCCACTGCGACGATTGTTGGGTCTATGTTGGAATGGTATGACTTCTATCTCTATGCCACGATGGCATCTATTGTATTTAGTAAGGTCTTTTTTGACACCAACGACCCGAGTAATGCAGCGTTAAAGGCTTTTGCAACCTTTGCCATTGGTTTTATTGCACGTCCGATAGGCGGCATTTTCTTTGGTTATTTTGGTGACAAATTTGGCCGTAAGAAAATGCTCTTTGTTACCTTCTTATTAATGGGGCTCTGTACCACTGCAATTGGCTTGATTCCCACTTATGAGACCATTGGTATCTGGGCACCGATCTTATTGGTTAGCTTCCGCATCATTCAAGGTCTGGGTGCGGGTGCTGAATTTGCAGGTGCGGCGATCACTTCTTATGAACATGCATCTGAAGCCAAACGCGGCAGTCAAGGGGCATGGCCTGCTCTCGGTTTAAACTTAGGTTTATTACTATCATCTCTCACCATTTTCTTACTCACACTCAATGGCGATGAGTTTCTCGTGAATGGCGGTTGGCGTATTCCGTTTATTCTTAGCTTTGTTTTGGTCATCATTGGCTTATGGGTCAGAAAAAGTCTGCCAGAAACCCCTGATTTTGCGCATGCACAAGATGAAGTGAAACAGCAAGCAACTGCAGAAAACCCATTCAAAAGCATCTTACGCACCAATATGAAAGGACTGTTGGTGGTGTTTATTATTGCGATTGGTTATAACGCGCTGAGTTATATTTTCAAAACGTTCTCATTGGCTTATCTTACACAGTTTAAAGATGTTAGTGCTCATGTAACCTCTTTATCTGTCACCATTGCCAGCTTGGTTGCCATCGTAACTGTTCCATTCTTTGGTTGGTTATGTGACAAATGGAATAGTAAAACAGTATTGATCATTGGCGGGATATTGTCCATTTTGTTTGCCTACCCATTTATGATGCTACTCGAAACAGGCAATAGTACAATGGTTTACATTGCATTGGCGATTGGTACTGGTGTTTTGGCACCGATGATGTTTGCTCCTCAAGGTTCATTCCTCAGCCGCCAGTTTGCTGTCGAAAACCGTTCGACTGGCGTTAGCTCTGGACGTGAAATTGGGACTGCAATTGCAGGTGGTTTAGCACCACTGGGCGCATTGGCGATGGTGGCGGCATCCCCCACGCATTCCACCTCTAGCGTCAGTATTATTCTGTTGATTGCAGGGATTATGGTGGTGGTTGCTGCCTTTTATGACCAAGGTCGTAAATTCTCTAAACATAAAAATTAA
- the acpP gene encoding acyl carrier protein: protein MSDIEQRVKQAVAEQLGMKAEEIKNEASFMDDLGADSLDLVELVMSFENDFDVTIPDEDSNEITTVQSAIDYITKKLG from the coding sequence GTGAGCGATATCGAACAACGTGTAAAGCAAGCTGTAGCTGAACAACTGGGTATGAAAGCTGAAGAGATTAAAAACGAAGCATCTTTCATGGATGACTTAGGTGCAGACTCTTTAGACCTCGTTGAGCTTGTTATGTCTTTCGAGAATGATTTTGACGTTACGATCCCTGACGAAGATTCAAATGAAATTACCACAGTTCAATCTGCGATTGACTATATTACTAAGAAATTAGGTTAA
- the fabD gene encoding ACP S-malonyltransferase — translation MSAKRLEQAAQATKTAFLFPGQGSQKATMLAELAEQFRGIEDTFAEASAAVGFDLWHIAQSGEKLDQTAYTQPVLLTASIALWRLWLELGGVVPKFFAGHSLGEYSALVAAEAMTLADAVKLVHLRGQLMQDAVPQGEGAMAAILGLDDAQVVEMCQQASQAGTGFVDAANYNAQGQVVIAGSAALVQQVMAAAKAQSGKAIALPVSVPSHCRLMQPAAEKFAQALEQTAIELPQVPIIQNINAAVATDASQLREALTAQLYQSVQWTGTMQYLQQHDIQYVVECGPGNVLSNLAKRLTFIEKAFPIDSKSRIEDALHAILLAEGKIA, via the coding sequence ATGTCTGCCAAACGACTAGAGCAAGCTGCTCAAGCAACCAAAACAGCATTTCTGTTTCCTGGTCAAGGTTCGCAAAAAGCTACCATGCTTGCTGAACTTGCAGAACAGTTTCGTGGTATAGAAGATACATTTGCAGAAGCTTCTGCAGCGGTCGGTTTTGACCTTTGGCATATTGCGCAAAGTGGTGAAAAACTTGATCAAACAGCATATACCCAACCGGTATTACTCACGGCCAGTATTGCATTATGGCGTTTGTGGTTGGAGTTAGGTGGGGTTGTACCTAAATTTTTTGCCGGTCACTCACTGGGAGAATACAGTGCTTTGGTTGCAGCTGAGGCAATGACTTTGGCTGATGCCGTTAAATTGGTCCATTTACGTGGTCAATTGATGCAAGATGCAGTGCCACAAGGTGAAGGTGCTATGGCAGCAATTTTGGGCTTAGATGATGCGCAAGTTGTTGAAATGTGCCAGCAGGCGTCACAAGCAGGGACAGGTTTTGTTGATGCAGCCAACTACAATGCCCAAGGTCAGGTGGTGATTGCAGGTAGTGCTGCCTTGGTACAACAGGTGATGGCAGCGGCTAAAGCCCAATCTGGTAAGGCCATCGCATTGCCGGTTTCTGTGCCATCGCATTGCCGTTTGATGCAACCCGCGGCAGAAAAATTTGCGCAAGCGTTGGAACAAACTGCCATTGAGCTACCGCAGGTTCCTATAATACAAAATATTAATGCGGCAGTAGCAACTGATGCGTCTCAGTTACGTGAAGCGCTAACAGCGCAGTTATACCAATCCGTACAGTGGACCGGTACGATGCAGTACCTACAACAGCACGATATACAGTATGTGGTGGAATGCGGTCCAGGTAATGTATTGAGTAACTTAGCGAAGCGTTTAACATTTATTGAGAAAGCTTTCCCAATAGATAGCAAGAGTCGCATAGAAGATGCATTACATGCCATTTTATTGGCTGAAGGGAAGATTGCATGA
- a CDS encoding GntR family transcriptional regulator: MKLIQKPKTLTEEAFEILQDAIIRNQLQFNVLYSATELGQMLGGISRTPVREAAQMLEKIGIVKIEKNRGIRILPTSFATMMESFQIRLMLEVPLIRRATELRREQDVEQLNQIFEEFKQKATSGDITGTLRADRDYHLALLQIVGNQKAIDIISNSRNQVLIAGSATIPHSRSCVETFEDHLQLHHAFIEGEASQAADLMKAHIINTATLLIQQESAKRQGWSDYASKDYLNWI, translated from the coding sequence ATGAAATTGATCCAAAAACCTAAAACACTGACCGAAGAAGCATTTGAAATTTTGCAAGATGCCATTATTCGCAATCAATTGCAGTTCAATGTGCTGTACTCCGCAACAGAGCTTGGTCAGATGCTCGGTGGGATCTCACGAACCCCAGTCCGTGAAGCTGCACAAATGCTTGAAAAAATAGGGATTGTAAAAATCGAAAAAAATAGAGGTATTCGAATTTTACCGACCAGTTTTGCCACCATGATGGAGTCTTTTCAGATTCGTTTGATGTTGGAAGTTCCCTTAATACGTCGAGCCACTGAATTACGTCGCGAACAAGATGTAGAGCAGCTCAACCAGATATTTGAGGAGTTCAAGCAAAAAGCAACTTCAGGAGATATCACAGGAACGCTTAGGGCAGACCGCGATTATCATTTGGCGCTATTGCAGATTGTGGGGAATCAAAAAGCGATAGACATTATTAGTAATTCACGCAATCAAGTCTTGATCGCAGGTTCTGCAACCATTCCGCATTCACGGAGTTGTGTTGAAACCTTTGAAGATCATTTGCAGTTGCATCATGCCTTTATTGAGGGTGAGGCATCACAAGCTGCGGACTTGATGAAAGCGCATATTATCAATACTGCTACCTTATTGATTCAACAAGAATCGGCCAAAAGGCAAGGCTGGTCTGACTATGCATCCAAAGACTATCTCAATTGGATTTGA
- the lhgO gene encoding L-2-hydroxyglutarate oxidase — MNNKHYAIIGGGINGLAVARQLLLDFPDAKVTVFEKESDVAMHQSSHNSGVVHAGLYYEPGGLKARLCRRGAELVKEYCLSNNIAYDECGKLVVALSQEEEGRLEAIYQKSLANKVPDVRMLNAEQIKEIEPNCIGTRALHSPRTAIVSYGDIARHIAKEIKQRNGQICTGRAVAQLTEKAGKITVHFDNNEQYDAQFDYAVSCAGLQSDRLAKRSGDIETPKIVPFFGQYYVIDSQFKDHVKGLIYPVPDPKYPFLGVHFTKRIDGQMTIGPNAFISFGRENYSGKKFNLGDVYDFLTYKGFWKFSSKNMSAALRELKTVASQTNFVQEAAKYVPSLASVSVAPATRGIRAQAMESDGSLVDDFVIRKQGNITHIRNAPSPGATSSLAIAEYIVREVMSHS, encoded by the coding sequence ATGAATAACAAGCATTATGCCATCATCGGGGGTGGAATCAATGGACTGGCCGTAGCACGCCAGTTATTGCTTGATTTCCCAGATGCCAAAGTAACCGTTTTCGAAAAAGAAAGTGACGTTGCAATGCATCAATCCAGTCATAATTCTGGTGTGGTACATGCTGGGCTATATTATGAACCAGGTGGCTTAAAAGCACGTCTTTGTCGTCGCGGTGCAGAACTGGTCAAAGAATACTGTTTAAGCAATAACATCGCTTATGATGAATGCGGCAAACTGGTTGTTGCCCTCAGTCAAGAGGAAGAAGGTCGTTTAGAAGCGATTTATCAAAAGTCTCTTGCCAATAAAGTTCCTGATGTTCGTATGCTCAATGCAGAACAAATCAAAGAAATTGAACCCAATTGTATTGGTACACGTGCCCTACACTCACCACGTACTGCCATTGTCAGCTATGGGGATATCGCACGTCATATTGCCAAAGAAATCAAACAACGTAATGGTCAAATCTGCACAGGTCGTGCAGTGGCACAGCTGACTGAAAAAGCAGGAAAAATCACTGTACATTTTGACAATAACGAACAATACGATGCGCAGTTTGACTATGCTGTTTCTTGTGCTGGTTTACAGTCTGACCGTTTAGCCAAACGCTCTGGTGATATTGAAACACCAAAAATCGTACCTTTTTTTGGTCAGTACTATGTGATTGATAGCCAGTTTAAAGATCATGTCAAAGGTTTAATTTATCCTGTTCCAGATCCTAAATATCCATTCTTAGGTGTGCACTTTACCAAACGTATCGATGGTCAAATGACCATTGGTCCAAATGCCTTTATTTCTTTTGGTCGTGAGAACTATAGCGGTAAGAAATTTAATCTTGGCGATGTCTATGACTTTTTGACCTATAAAGGTTTCTGGAAATTCTCTTCTAAAAACATGTCTGCTGCTTTACGTGAACTCAAAACAGTTGCCAGTCAAACCAACTTTGTTCAAGAAGCTGCCAAATATGTACCAAGCCTAGCCAGCGTTAGTGTTGCACCTGCAACTCGCGGTATTCGCGCGCAAGCCATGGAGTCCGACGGTTCTTTAGTGGATGACTTTGTTATTCGTAAACAAGGCAATATCACCCACATTCGTAACGCACCCTCTCCTGGCGCGACATCGTCGCTTGCCATCGCAGAATACATCGTCAGAGAAGTGATGAGTCATTCATAA
- the fabG gene encoding 3-oxoacyl-ACP reductase FabG → MKQEKKVALVTGASRGIGAAIAQRLIDDGYFVVGTATSTAGVAQLQTAFADHGTGALLDVRDGEGIDALLTQIEENYGPVMVLVNNAGITKDNLLLRMSEADWDDILTVHLKAVFRLSKRVLKGMTKARFGRIINISSVVAHLANPGQANYSAAKAGIEAFSRSLAKEMGSRQITVNCIAPGFIATEMTEQLSEDIRKKMNDQVALNRFGEPKDIANAVSFLASDQASYITGTVLHVNGGLFMA, encoded by the coding sequence ATGAAACAAGAAAAGAAGGTCGCCTTGGTGACAGGCGCGAGTCGTGGCATAGGCGCTGCGATTGCGCAACGTTTAATTGATGACGGTTATTTTGTGGTGGGTACGGCAACAAGCACAGCAGGTGTTGCGCAGTTGCAAACAGCTTTTGCTGATCATGGAACAGGTGCTTTATTGGATGTGCGTGATGGAGAAGGCATTGATGCTTTACTGACGCAGATCGAAGAAAATTATGGTCCTGTGATGGTTTTGGTCAACAATGCTGGCATTACCAAAGATAATTTATTGCTACGTATGTCTGAAGCAGACTGGGATGATATTTTAACGGTACATCTTAAGGCAGTATTCCGTCTTTCTAAGCGGGTGTTAAAGGGGATGACCAAGGCTCGTTTTGGCCGCATTATCAATATTAGCTCTGTGGTTGCGCATTTGGCCAACCCAGGGCAAGCCAACTACTCTGCTGCTAAAGCTGGGATTGAAGCATTTAGCCGTAGTTTGGCTAAAGAAATGGGCAGTCGCCAAATTACTGTAAACTGTATTGCACCTGGATTTATAGCCACAGAAATGACTGAGCAATTAAGTGAAGACATCCGTAAAAAGATGAATGATCAAGTTGCCCTCAATCGTTTTGGTGAGCCAAAGGACATTGCCAATGCGGTCAGTTTTTTAGCATCTGATCAAGCTAGTTACATCACTGGTACAGTATTACATGTAAATGGCGGTTTATTCATGGCTTAA
- the lysM gene encoding peptidoglycan-binding protein LysM: protein MGRFDFVQGIGKKLSSFKSKKAKAARKLAESEVSMMLQELIREQRFNIANLVVDYNSINDVATIHGQVSKQAEREKIILLVGNIDHVVQVNDQMKVLYPEPESSFYTVQSGDTLRKIAHYFYGDTQYFTKLFEANRPMLNHVDDIFIGQVLRVPQ, encoded by the coding sequence ATGGGACGTTTTGACTTTGTACAAGGTATTGGTAAGAAACTTAGTTCGTTTAAATCAAAGAAAGCCAAAGCCGCGCGTAAGCTCGCGGAATCAGAAGTATCTATGATGTTGCAGGAGCTGATTCGAGAGCAACGCTTCAATATTGCAAATCTTGTTGTGGACTATAATAGCATCAATGATGTTGCCACGATTCACGGTCAAGTTTCAAAGCAAGCTGAGCGTGAAAAAATTATTTTATTGGTGGGAAATATTGACCATGTCGTGCAAGTAAATGATCAAATGAAGGTGTTATACCCTGAACCTGAAAGCTCATTTTATACCGTTCAATCTGGTGATACCTTACGTAAAATTGCTCATTATTTTTATGGCGATACTCAATATTTCACTAAACTATTTGAGGCCAATCGACCAATGCTCAATCATGTGGATGACATCTTTATTGGTCAAGTATTACGTGTTCCACAATAA